Proteins co-encoded in one Erinaceus europaeus chromosome 2, mEriEur2.1, whole genome shotgun sequence genomic window:
- the PNOC gene encoding prepronociceptin, producing MKILLCDLLLLSLFSTVSSSCQRDCLICRENLQPALDSFNLEVCIRQCESKVFASPFGTPCTKIMAQDPWQVSPADPEHAVASVDQPKASEMQQLKRMPRVRSLIQVQEPGVDGAEETEETGQKQLQKRFGGFTGARKSARKLANQKRFSEFMRQYLVLSMQSSQRRRTLRQNGRL from the exons ATGAAAATCCTGCTCTGTGACCTCCTGCTGCTCAGCCTCTTCTCCACCGTGTCCAGCAGCTGTCAAAGGGACTGTCTGATTTGCAGAGAAAACCTCCAGCCAGCCCTGGACAGCTTCAACCTGGAG GTGTGCATCCGTCAGTGTGAAAGCAAGGTCTTCGCCAGCCCCTTTGGGACTCCATGCACCAAGATCATGGCCCAGGACCCCTGGCAGGTCAGCCCTGCTGACCCAGAACATGCAGTGGCCTCAGTGGACCAGCCCAAAGCCTCTGAGATGCAGCAGCTGAAGCGCATGCCCCGGGTCCGGAGCCTGATTCAGGTGCAGGAACCTGGAGTGGATGGTGCAGAAGAGACCGAAGAGACCGGACAGAAGCAGCTGCAGAAAAGGTTTGGGGGCTTCACTGGAGCCCGGAAGTCGGCTCGGAAGTTGGCTAACCAGAAGCGGTTCAGCGAGTTTATGAGGCAGTACCTGGTCCTGAGCATGCAGTCCAGCCAGCGCCGGCGCACCCTGCGCCAGAATGGCCGCCTGTAG